The proteins below come from a single Sorghum bicolor cultivar BTx623 chromosome 4, Sorghum_bicolor_NCBIv3, whole genome shotgun sequence genomic window:
- the LOC8079444 gene encoding putative multidrug resistance protein, with translation MGKDGPTQAAAAMAKKAPAPVMRWSFASVFMHADATDVVLMVLGLVGTMGDGFSTPVMLFITSRIFNDLGNGPDVLQEFSSKINENARNLVFLALGCLVMAFLEGYCWARTAERQASRMRERYLRAVLRQDVEYFDLKVGSTSEVITSVSNDSLVVQDVLSEKLPNFVMNCAMFLGSYAVGFALLWHLTLVALPSVLLLIIPGFMYGRILIGLARRIREQYTRPGAIAEQAVSSVRTVYSFVAERTTMAHFSAALEESARLGIKQGLAKGVAIGSNGITFAIWAFNVWYGSRLVMYHGYQGGTVFAVSAAIVVGGLALGSGLSNVKYFSEASSAAERVQEVILRVPKIDSESSAGDEVANVAGDVEFKNVEFCYPSRPETPIFVSFNLRVPAGRTVALVGGSGSGKSTVIALLERFYDPAAGEVTLDGVDIRRLRLKWLRAQMGLVSQEPALFATSIRENILFGKEDATEEEVVAAAKAANAHNFISQLPQGYDTQVGERGVQMSGGQKQRIAIARAILKSPKILLLDEATSALDTESERVVQEALDLASVGRTTIVVAHRLSTIRNADMIAVMQYGEVKELGSHDELIANENGLYTSLVRLQQTRDSREANQVGGTGSTSAAGQSSSHSMSRRFSAASRSSSGRSMGDAENDNITEKPKLPVPSFRRLLMLNAPEWKQALMGSFSAIVFGGIQPAYSYAMGSMISIYFLADHNEIKDKTRTYTLIFVALAVLSFLINIGQHYNFGAMGEYLTKRVREQMLAKILTFEIGWFDRDENSSGAICSQLAKDANVVRSLVGDRMALVIQTVSAVLTACTMGLVIAWRLALVMIAVQPLIILCFYTRRVLLKSMSTKSIQAQSESSRLAAEAVSNLRTITAFSSQERILRLFDQAQDGPRKESIRQSWFAGLGLGTSMSLMTCTWALDFWYGGKLVAEHHITSKALFQTFMILVSTGRVIADAGSMTTDLAKGADAVASVFAVLDRETEIDPDNPEGYKPERLKGEVDIRGVDFAYPSRPDVIIFKGFSLSIQPGKSTALVGQSGSGKSTIIGLIERFYDPLRGVVKIDGKDIKTYNLRGLRRHIGLVSQEPTLFAGTIRENIVYGTETATEAEIENAARSANAHDFISNLKDGYDTWCGERGVQLSGGQKQRIAIARAILKNPAILLLDEATSALDSQSEKVVQEALDRVMVGRTSIVVAHRLSTIQNCDQITVLEKGIVVEKGTHASLMAKGTSGTYFGLVSLQQGGNQH, from the exons ATGGGTAAGGACGGGCCgacgcaggcggcggcggccatggccaagaaggcgccggcgccggtgaTGCGGTGGTCGTTCGCGTCGGTGTTCATGCACGCGGACGCCACGGACGTGGTGCTCATGGTGCTGGGCCTGGTGGGCACCATGGGCGACGGCTTCTCCACGCCCGTGATGCTCTTTATCACCAGCCGCATCTTCAACGACCTCGGCAACGGGCCGGACGTCCTCCAGGAGTTCAGCTCCAAGATCAACGAG AACGCGCGCAACCTCGTCTTCTTGGCGCTCGGCTGCTTGGTCATGGCGTTCCTAG AGGGGTACTGCTGGGCGCGCACGGCGGAGCGGCAGGCGTCGCGGATGCGGGAGCGGTACCTGCGGGCGGTGCTCCGGCAGGACGTGGAGTACTTCGACCTCAAGGTCGGCTCCACGTCGGAGGTGATCACCAGCGTCTCCAACGACAGCCTCGTCGTGCAGGACGTGCTGAGCGAGAAGCTGCCCAACTTCGTGATGAACTGCGCCATGTTCCTCGGCAGCTACGCCGTCGGCTTCGCGCTGCTGTGGCACCTCACGCTGGTGGCGCTGCCGTCCGTGCTGCTGCTCATCATCCCCGGCTTCATGTACGGCCGCATCCTCATCGGCCTCGCCCGCCGGATCAGGGAGCAGTACACCCGCCCGGGCGCCATCGCCGAGCAGGCCGTCTCGTCGGTGCGCACCGTCTACTCGTTCGTGGCCGAGCGCACCACCATGGCGCACTTCTCCGCCGCGCTCGAGGAGTCGGCGAGGCTCGGCATCAAGCAGGGGCTCGCCAAGGGCGTCGCCATCGGCAGCAACGGCATCACCTTCGCCATCTGGGCGTTCAACGTCTGGTACGGCAGCCGCCTCGTCATGTACCACGGCTACCAGGGCGGCACCGTCTTCGCCGTCTCCGCCGCCATTGTCGTCGGTGGCCT AGCTCTGGGGTCCGGGCTGTCGAACGTCAAGTACTTCTCTGAGGCGAGCTCGGCGGCGGAGAGGGTCCAGGAGGTGATCCTGCGGGTGCCCAAGATCGACTCGGAGAGCAGTGCCGGCGACGAGGTGGCCAACGTCGCCGGGGATGTGGAATTCAAGAACGTGGAGTTCTGCTACCCGTCGCGGCCGGAGACGCCGATCTTCGTGAGCTTCAACCTGCGCGTGCCGGCGGGGCGCACGGTGGCGCTGGTGGGCGGAAGCGGGTCCGGGAAGTCGACGGTGATCGCGCTGCTGGAGCGGTTCTACGACCCGGCGGCCGGGGAGGTGACCCTGGACGGCGTGGACATCCGGCGGCTGCGGCTCAAGTGGCTGCGCGCGCAGATGGGGCTCGTCAGCCAGGAGCCGGCGCTGTTCGCGACGTCGATCCGGGAGAACATCCTGTTCGGGAAGGAGGACGCCACGGAGGAGGAGGTCGTCGCGGCGGCGAAGGCGGCCAACGCCCACAACTTCATCTCCCAGCTGCCGCAGGGCTACGACACGCAG GTGGGTGAGCGTGGTGTCCAAATGTCTGGAGGACAGAAGCAGAGGATTGCTATTGCCAGAGCTATTCTTAAGTCACCCAAGATCCTCCTCCTTGATGAAGCCACAAGTGCATTGGACACAGAGTCAGAGCGTGTTGTGCAAGAGGCACTTGACCTGGCTTCTGTGGGCAGGACAACCATTGTCGTTGCACATCGGCTCTCCACAATCCGGAATGCTGACATGATTGCTGTGATGCAATATGGTGAGGTCAAGGAGCTGGGATCCCATGATGAGCTCATTGCCAATGAGAATGGCCTCTACACATCTCTTGTCCGCCTTCAGCAGACCAGAGATTCAAGAGAGGCCAATCAGGTTGGTGGAACTGGAAGTACATCTGCTGCAGGGCAATCTAGCAGCCACAGCATGAGCAGGAGGTTCTCTGCAGCTAGCAGGTCAAGCTCAGGACGGTCAATGGGTGACGCAGAAAATGATAACATTACCGAGAAGCCAAAGCTTCCTGTCCCTTCATTCAGAAGGTTACTGATGCTTAATGcaccagagtggaagcaggctcTGATGGGAAGTTTCAGTGCAATTGTGTTTGGAGGCATACAGCCTGCATATTCATATGCCATGGGCAGCATGATCTCAATCTACTTCTTGGCAGACCATAATGAGATCAAGGACAAAACAAGGACCTACACACTCATCTTTGTTGCTCTTGCAGTGCTCTCATTCTTGATCAATATTGGTCAACATTACAACTTCGGTGCCATGGGGGAATACCTCACCAAGAGAGTGAGAGAACAGATGCTTGCAAAAATCCTTACTTTTGAGATTGGATGGTTTGACCGTGATGAGAACTCCAGTGGTGCCATATGCTCACAACTTGCCAAGGATGCCAACGTC GTGCGGTCTCTTGTGGGTGATCGAATGGCTCTAGTGATCCAGACAGTTTCTGCAGTTCTCACAGCCTGCACTATGGGTCTGGTGATCGCTTGGCGTTTGGCCCTTGTCATGATAGCAGTGCAACCCCTTATCATTCTTTGCTTTTATACTCGCCGTGTCTTACTGAAGAGCATGTCCACGAAATCAATACAGGCACAATCTGAAAGTAGCAGGCTAGCAGCTGAGGCCGTCTCCAATCTACGCACCATCACTGCTTTCTCATCGCAGGAGCGCATCCTACGCCTCTTTGACCAAGCACAAGATGGGCCACGCAAGGAAAGCATCCGACAGTCATGGTTTGCAGGACTGGGCCTTGGCACCTCCATGAGCCTCATGACATGCACATGGGCCCTTGATTTCTGGTATGGTGGCAAGCTCGTGGCTGAGCATCACATAACTTCAAAGGCACTCTTCCAGACCTTCATGATACTAGTAAGCACAGGGCGTGTGATTGCAGATGCAGGTAGCATGACAACAGACCTTGCTAAGGGTGCTGATGCAGTAGCTTCAGTGTTTGCTGTTCTTGACAGGGAAACAGAAATTGACCCTGACAACCCTGAGGGATACAAACCAGAGAGGCTAAAAGGTGAGGTTGACATCAGAGGAGTTGACTTTGCATACCCATCAAGGCCAGATGTGATTATATTCAAAGGTTTCTCCTTGAGCATCCAACCAGGCAAGTCAACAGCCCTTGTTGGGCAAAGTGGTTCTGGCAAGTCGACTATCATTGGGCTTATAGAGAGGTTCTATGACCCACTTAGGGGGGTAGTGAAGATCGATGGTAAAGACATCAAAACATACAATCTCAGAGGCCTGCGACGACACATTGGATTAGTCAGCCAGGAACCAACACTATTTGCGGGTACAATAAGAGAAAATATTGTGTATGGTACAGAAACAGCAACTGAAGCAGAAATTGAGAATGCTGCAAGGTCTGCGAATGCACATGACTTCATTAGCAACCTCAAGGATGGATATGATACATGGTGTGGTGAGAGGGGTGTACAGCTTTCAGGAGGCCAAAAACAACGCATTGCAATTGCCCGTGCCATCCTAAAGAACCCTGCTATCTTGCTACTGGATGAAGCTACAAGTGCACTGGACAGCCAGTCAGAGAAGGTGGTACAAGAGGCATTGGACCGAGTGATGGTTGGCAGGACAAGTATTGTGGTGGCGCACAGGCTCAGCACAATCCAGAACTGTGACCAGATCACTGTGCTTGAGAAAGGAATTGTTGTGGAGAAGGGCACACATGCATCCCTTATGGCTAAGGGTACCTCTGGAACATACTTCGGATTGGTCAGTTTGCAACAAGGAGGCAACCAGCACTGA